From the SAR324 cluster bacterium genome, one window contains:
- a CDS encoding ATP-binding cassette domain-containing protein, whose product MNSIVALKSVSKSYGPVLSLKPTNLEIGKNEIVGLIGDNGAGKSTLIKLITGLESPTSGEIFIKGKKINLNKYSVKISQKLGIETVYQKLSLCEKQPLWRNFFAGRPITNAFGLINVEKQREITAEIMKSTIGFRSEGINVDTPVSFLSGGERQGVAIGRAMYFESDLIILDEPTVALAISEVEKVLRFVDNIKTKGKSCIFIEHNIHHVHEISDRIIVLDRGDVVLNCDKNSIEIGDLIQFLKELHFQKEKK is encoded by the coding sequence AAATCTTGAAATTGGAAAGAATGAAATTGTTGGTTTAATTGGTGACAACGGGGCGGGTAAGTCTACGCTAATTAAATTGATTACCGGCTTAGAGTCACCAACTTCAGGAGAGATTTTCATTAAAGGGAAAAAGATTAATCTCAATAAATACTCAGTAAAAATCTCTCAAAAGCTGGGAATTGAGACAGTTTATCAAAAATTGTCACTCTGTGAAAAACAACCATTGTGGAGAAATTTTTTTGCTGGAAGACCGATTACCAATGCTTTCGGATTGATTAATGTAGAAAAGCAGCGAGAAATCACTGCAGAGATTATGAAAAGTACAATTGGTTTTCGTAGTGAAGGCATCAATGTAGATACTCCAGTAAGTTTTCTTTCTGGTGGAGAGAGACAGGGTGTCGCCATCGGAAGAGCAATGTATTTCGAAAGTGACCTGATCATTCTAGATGAACCAACAGTAGCACTGGCTATCTCTGAAGTAGAGAAGGTTCTGAGATTCGTGGACAATATAAAAACTAAAGGGAAATCATGTATATTCATTGAACATAACATCCATCATGTCCATGAAATTTCAGATAGAATTATCGTTCTGGATCGAGGAGATGTAGTTTTGAATTGTGATAAAAATTCAATAGAAATTGGTGACTTAATTCAATTTCTAAAAGAACTTCATTTCCAAAAAGAAAAGAAATAG
- a CDS encoding extracellular solute-binding protein — protein sequence MEKLNENQPTSIFEETTDKGVTRRQIIKTGAAAAGAVALMGGFPYISSAQNKTLTIVRGTHFIPEAQEIAKQQAEEFGKQAGVKVNADFLNWPDLQPKIGAALQAGGIDVVELWPIQNHLYGTNLVDMTDEAEEVGARGGGFEEYVLNSASVNGRYLGIPHGDSGGTIAYRISAFEKAGVKNAADGSLLDMTWDDYFAVAKETKKMGMPFGQSLGHSLGDPIGFCYPYMWSSGALEVADDGKTVLFDTPTFEYALNKFVQAWKDGYDETGTSWDDSSNNRAYLSGKIASTFNGSSIYYATKKRDDGGAMMNDTHHMLMPKGTAGRYYESGSRTLAVLKNSPNTDVAKEYLKWWFQPENYYKWWSIQEGYQMHHVKNLANDPVWNSDPKMGAFRKIPGLGRLRGFAGDPNEKAGLAASKYVIVDTFAKAVQSGDAKDALKWGQRQLERIYR from the coding sequence ATGGAAAAATTGAATGAAAATCAACCGACCAGCATTTTTGAAGAGACAACCGATAAAGGTGTGACTCGGCGGCAGATCATCAAAACTGGCGCAGCGGCTGCAGGTGCGGTTGCCTTGATGGGAGGGTTCCCGTACATCAGCAGTGCCCAGAACAAAACTTTGACAATCGTCCGTGGAACGCACTTTATTCCAGAAGCACAGGAAATCGCCAAGCAACAAGCCGAGGAGTTTGGAAAGCAGGCAGGGGTGAAAGTGAATGCAGACTTCCTGAACTGGCCCGATCTACAGCCGAAAATTGGAGCTGCTTTGCAGGCAGGAGGAATTGACGTTGTTGAACTATGGCCTATCCAAAACCATCTCTATGGCACTAATCTTGTCGATATGACGGATGAAGCGGAGGAAGTAGGTGCTCGTGGTGGTGGATTCGAGGAATATGTTCTCAACTCTGCAAGTGTGAATGGGCGTTATCTGGGAATTCCCCATGGGGATTCGGGAGGGACTATTGCTTATAGAATCAGCGCCTTCGAAAAAGCAGGTGTGAAAAATGCTGCCGACGGATCTCTACTGGATATGACTTGGGACGACTATTTTGCAGTTGCCAAGGAAACTAAGAAAATGGGTATGCCATTTGGTCAGTCTTTGGGACATAGCTTAGGTGACCCGATTGGCTTCTGTTATCCATACATGTGGTCTTCAGGAGCTCTCGAAGTAGCGGATGATGGGAAAACAGTACTATTCGATACTCCAACCTTCGAATACGCTTTGAACAAGTTCGTTCAAGCTTGGAAGGATGGCTATGATGAGACTGGTACCTCCTGGGATGATAGCAGTAACAACCGTGCTTACTTGAGTGGAAAGATTGCTTCCACCTTCAACGGTTCAAGTATCTACTACGCTACCAAGAAAAGAGATGACGGTGGGGCAATGATGAATGACACCCACCACATGTTGATGCCAAAGGGGACCGCAGGCAGGTATTATGAATCAGGTTCTAGAACGTTGGCTGTTCTTAAAAATTCACCAAATACCGATGTAGCCAAAGAATATTTGAAGTGGTGGTTCCAACCAGAGAACTATTATAAGTGGTGGAGCATCCAGGAAGGATATCAAATGCATCATGTCAAGAATCTTGCCAATGACCCTGTTTGGAACAGCGACCCCAAAATGGGTGCGTTCCGAAAGATTCCTGGCCTTGGTCGATTGAGAGGTTTTGCTGGAGATCCAAATGAAAAAGCTGGTTTAGCCGCTTCTAAATACGTCATTGTTGATACTTTTGCCAAAGCTGTTCAATCTGGCGATGCCAAAGACGCACTAAAATGGGGCCAGCGGCAGCTTGAGCGTATCTATCGCTGA
- a CDS encoding sugar ABC transporter permease: MAIFLAYPFALGIWLSLTDTRIGMPGEFIGLWNYIDLLEDDIFHQTAWNTMVYALVTVPFKAVLGLGLALVLNNRIRFSNPIRAFIMLPWIVPTALSSLGWFMIFDPVFSPISWLMIQMGLVESNINFLGDQVLAVSAICWVNIWRGIPFFGISILAGLQAVPHELHEQAAIDGANKYHRFMNVTFPHIKGIIMITSLLSIIWTFADFQLIYILTKGGPANQTHIFGTYAYQVGMSATEIGMGAAITLYMFPILAFFSIFLLRYMKKSA, encoded by the coding sequence TTGGCTATTTTTTTAGCCTATCCATTTGCACTAGGCATCTGGCTTTCATTGACAGATACACGTATCGGTATGCCAGGCGAATTCATTGGTCTGTGGAATTATATTGATCTACTTGAAGACGATATATTCCATCAGACGGCATGGAATACGATGGTTTATGCCTTAGTTACGGTTCCCTTCAAAGCTGTTTTAGGTCTTGGATTGGCGCTGGTACTGAATAATCGCATCCGATTCAGCAACCCCATCCGTGCCTTTATCATGCTGCCTTGGATTGTCCCAACTGCCCTGAGTTCATTGGGATGGTTCATGATCTTTGATCCCGTCTTTAGCCCAATCTCCTGGTTGATGATCCAGATGGGATTGGTCGAATCAAATATTAATTTTCTCGGCGATCAAGTTTTAGCAGTTTCTGCAATTTGTTGGGTTAACATCTGGCGTGGAATTCCATTTTTTGGAATCAGTATCTTGGCGGGATTACAGGCAGTACCCCATGAACTTCATGAGCAAGCAGCGATTGACGGAGCGAATAAGTATCACAGATTTATGAATGTGACTTTTCCTCACATCAAGGGAATTATCATGATCACAAGTTTGCTTTCTATCATCTGGACCTTTGCTGATTTCCAGTTGATTTATATTCTTACCAAAGGGGGCCCGGCCAATCAGACTCATATCTTTGGAACTTATGCATACCAAGTAGGGATGTCCGCGACTGAAATTGGTATGGGTGCAGCGATTACTTTGTACATGTTCCCAATCCTCGCCTTCTTCAGCATTTTCCTTCTTCGTTACATGAAAAAATCAGCATGA
- a CDS encoding carbohydrate ABC transporter permease, with amino-acid sequence MMVGSESHRTLQIYIPLIIFGLLLLFPFYWMTIVSLKPSSDLFDMNFNPFWVQRFTFENYTYLFENTEFWSWLWNTMIIAVVSTALSIFCSICIGYALARLRFPGSNFMGIGIFLVYLVPPTLLFIPMAQVIGALNLFNTHWSLILTYPTQLIPFASWLLMGYFLTIPKEIEESALMDGCSRIQILIRIVLPLSVPGILSATIFCFTLCWNEFLYALIFMSSGDMKTIPVGTVSDLIKADTLFWGSLMASALLGSVPVAFIYSFFVKYYVSGLTASAVKG; translated from the coding sequence ATGATGGTTGGCAGCGAAAGTCATAGGACACTACAGATTTATATTCCCCTGATCATTTTTGGGCTGTTGCTGCTATTCCCTTTCTATTGGATGACAATCGTATCTTTGAAGCCTTCATCAGACCTCTTTGATATGAATTTCAATCCATTCTGGGTCCAACGGTTTACCTTCGAGAATTATACTTATCTTTTTGAGAACACTGAATTTTGGAGTTGGTTGTGGAATACGATGATCATCGCGGTCGTTTCCACGGCTTTATCCATTTTTTGTAGTATTTGTATTGGCTATGCGCTGGCGAGGTTGAGGTTCCCAGGAAGTAATTTTATGGGGATTGGCATCTTTTTGGTTTATCTGGTACCGCCGACTCTTCTGTTCATTCCAATGGCTCAGGTCATTGGCGCACTGAACCTGTTTAATACTCATTGGTCTCTGATTCTGACATATCCCACTCAATTGATTCCCTTCGCCTCTTGGCTTTTGATGGGTTACTTTTTGACAATACCCAAAGAGATTGAAGAGAGCGCCTTAATGGATGGTTGCTCAAGAATTCAGATCTTGATCAGGATTGTCCTCCCTCTATCTGTTCCGGGAATTCTTTCAGCAACGATTTTTTGCTTCACACTCTGCTGGAATGAATTTCTCTACGCATTGATCTTCATGTCTTCTGGCGACATGAAAACCATCCCTGTCGGAACTGTCAGCGACCTGATCAAAGCGGATACCCTCTTCTGGGGATCTCTGATGGCTTCAGCGCTACTTGGATCCGTTCCAGTAGCCTTTATCTACTCCTTCTTCGTTAAGTACTACGTCTCTGGACTGACCGCAAGTGCGGTTAAGGGCTGA
- a CDS encoding zinc-binding dehydrogenase produces the protein MTAKMDALQVVARGKAEFIRTTSPELMEGHAIVQPRHVTLCGSDVWMLSHAPDAAYPFPPGTTGHEVIAEILELGPGVEGHEVGDFVLAIAPDHRAMAERYLTPQKNLLKLPSGKTREELLMAQQLGTVLYACKQLPSVIGKTVAVVGQGTAGLWFDFVLQRLGAAKVIALDPKSNRLQLAQQYGATDIINIREADPVEQIMGINDEKLVDIVVEAAGRESSINLAIELARPDSGFFLQFGVPYEPINVHYGRIFTKCLKHKSIVHANSEPGHTSTLQALDLIAAGSLDVAAVLTHRFPFDRVLEAYELHQNAKDNAVKIVIDMP, from the coding sequence ATTAGAACAACTTCACCTGAACTGATGGAGGGGCATGCGATCGTTCAGCCCCGCCATGTAACGCTTTGTGGAAGTGATGTCTGGATGTTGAGTCATGCTCCAGATGCAGCGTATCCCTTTCCACCTGGCACGACAGGGCACGAAGTGATTGCTGAAATTTTGGAGCTAGGTCCAGGAGTGGAAGGACATGAAGTTGGGGACTTTGTTCTTGCCATTGCTCCAGACCATCGAGCTATGGCTGAACGCTACTTGACTCCACAAAAAAACTTGTTGAAGCTTCCCAGTGGAAAAACTAGAGAAGAATTGTTGATGGCTCAGCAACTCGGAACCGTCCTGTATGCCTGTAAGCAACTACCAAGTGTGATCGGCAAGACAGTTGCAGTGGTGGGGCAGGGAACTGCTGGACTCTGGTTTGACTTTGTATTGCAACGGCTTGGAGCTGCCAAGGTGATTGCTCTTGACCCAAAATCTAATCGTCTACAACTTGCTCAACAATACGGTGCTACCGATATCATCAATATTCGAGAAGCAGATCCTGTTGAGCAAATTATGGGAATCAACGATGAGAAATTAGTCGACATTGTTGTGGAAGCAGCTGGCAGGGAATCATCCATCAATCTGGCGATCGAGTTAGCGAGACCTGATTCTGGATTTTTCTTACAGTTTGGAGTTCCTTACGAACCTATCAACGTGCACTACGGAAGGATTTTCACAAAGTGCTTAAAGCATAAGTCCATTGTTCACGCCAATAGTGAACCCGGACACACTTCTACCCTCCAAGCTCTGGATTTGATTGCTGCAGGTTCGTTGGATGTTGCTGCTGTCCTGACACACCGCTTCCCTTTTGACAGAGTCTTGGAAGCCTATGAGCTGCATCAAAATGCCAAGGATAACGCTGTAAAGATTGTTATCGATATGCCTTGA